One part of the Ziziphus jujuba cultivar Dongzao chromosome 2, ASM3175591v1 genome encodes these proteins:
- the LOC112491666 gene encoding serine carboxypeptidase-like 17: MDTTTWHPDLLLLFLLLLGVSVFNIVALQLNIIKTLPGFPGDLPFKLETGYVGVDELEKIQLFYYFIESETSPENDPLVLWHTGGPGCSVLTALLYEIGPLSIDYEKSSWNSTTLKLNPYSWTKVANIIFIDAPVGTGFSYATSWEAYNNSDTISAATNYNFLRKWFKTHPEFLKNPLYIGGDSYSGIIVPIVVHEITNGNEVGVKPAMNLKGYILGNPLTSEHDDANSRVEFSHRRALISDRLYQSIKTNCKGEYVKRDPSNVLCANDYEDLCKCLENLKAVNILENICTSLSSSNPTELMQWDLSSQTEDSLNFLRLVSRPPYRPQNCREDNYVYGYNWANDQTVQNALLIRKGTVKEWLRCNGTLKRISYAMETPSAFPYHRSYVDKGYQVIVYSGDQDLVVPYLSSQAWIEALNVTIVNDWRPWFVDRQVAGYTVQYANKKHHVTFATVKGAGHTAPEYNPKECFAMIDRWFAKYPI; the protein is encoded by the exons ATGGATACAACAACTTGGCATCctgatcttcttcttctctttcttctgcTGTTGGGTGTCTCAGTTTTCAATATAGTTGCATTGCAGCTGAATATCATCAAGACCCTACCGGGCTTTCCTGGAGACTTACCCTTCAAACTTGAAACTGG GTATGTGGGGGTGGATGAGTTAGAGAAGATACAGCTATTCTATTACTTCATTGAATCGGAGACAAGTCCAGAAAATGATCCTCTGGTGCTCTGGCACACCGGAGGCCCTGGTTGTTCTGTCCTTACCGCTCTCCTCTATGAAATAG GTCCATTGTCAATCGACTATGAAAAATCCAGTTGGAATTCGACAACTTTGAAATTGAATCCATACTCATGGACCAAG GTTGCCAACATAATATTTATAGATGCTCCTGTGGGAACAGGATTTTCATATGCGACGAGTTGGGAAGCATACAACAACTCCGATACTATATCAGCAGCAACAAACTATAATTTTCTTAGAAAG TGGTTTAAGACTCATCCCGAGTTCCTCAAAAATCCACTTTACATTGGTGGTGATTCATACTCAGGCATTATTGTCCCAATCGTTGTTCATGAGATAACTAATG GAAATGAAGTTGGAGTTAAGCCAGCAATGAACCTGAAG GGATATATACTTGGAAATCCATTGACAAGCGAACATGATGATGCTAATTCAAGAGTTGAATTTAGTCATCGAAGAGCGCTTATATCAGATAGACTTTATCAG TCAATTAAAACCAATTGCAAAGGGGAATATGTGAAGAGAGATCCAAGCAATGTATTATGTGCAAACGATTACGAAGATTTATGTAAG TGTCTCGAAAATTTGAAGGCtgtaaatattttagaaaacataTGTACGAGTTTGTCATCCTCAAATCCCACAGAACTTATGCAGTGGGATCTGAGTTCTCAAACAGAGGACTCTCTCAATTTCTTGCGTTTAGTTTCTCGTCCTCCTTATCGACCACAAAATTGTCGt GAAGATAACTATGTTTATGGTTATAATTGGGCTAATGATCAAACTGTCCAAAATGCTCTTCTAATTCGCAag GGAACCGTTAAGGAGTGGTTGAGATGCAATGGCACATTGAAGAGAATTTCATATGCGATGGAAACTCCAAGCGCTTTTCCTTATCATCGTAGTTATGTCGACAAAGGCTATCAAGTAATAGTTTACAG TGGAGATCAAGACTTGGTAGTACCATATTTGAGTTCACAAGCATGGATAGAAGCTCTGAACGTGACTATTGTCAATGATTGGAGACCATGGTTTGTCGATCGGCAAGTTGCAGG ATACACAGTACAGTATGCAAATAAAAAGCACCATGTGACATTTGCAACAGTAAAG GGTGCGGGCCACACAGCTCCAGAGTACAATCCCAAGGAATGCTTTGCTATGATTGATAGATGGTTTGCTAAATATCCTATATAA
- the LOC107417606 gene encoding zinc finger CCCH domain-containing protein 30 yields MCGGPERSKTTTTSSTVETVSNTKDMSSLAVKTEDSFSSILELASNNDAEGFKRLIDQNSSSINEIGLWYSRPKGSKHIVPEHRTPLMVAATYGNMDVLKLILSCPEADVNFSCGLDKSTALHCAASGGSVNAVDVVKLLLSAGADQNFMDANGDRPVDVIVVHPKLLNMRAILEELLSNDASDGYVGEHSTHMSINSSNSDSSNLSSSPDNDFQSPELSSSPVASNITGLPVISTSEKKEYPFDPSLPDIKNSIYATDEFRMFSFKVRPCSRAYSHDWTECPFVHPGENARRRDPRKFHYSCVPCPDFRKGACRRGDLCEYAHGVFECWLHPAQYRTRLCKDGTSCNRRVCFFAHTTEELRPLYVSTGSAVPSPRAAASGPNVMDMAAALSLLPGSPSSASAMSPSPFTQPMSPSVNGMSNSSVAWPQPNVPTLHLPGSSLQSSRLRTSLSARDIPPEDLNMLLDLDAQHQLLNDMNSFAQSRQSSASVSRSGRTKTLTPSNLEELFSAEVSLSPRYSDPAGASVFSPRQKSAVLNQFQQQQSMLSPINTTVMSPKSVDHHLLQASFGVQSPGRMSPRSVEPISPMSSRLSAFAQRERQQQQLRSLSSRDVGSNIPSSVVGSPVKSWSKWGSPNGKLDWSVNGEDMNHSRKSSPCELENNGEEPDLSWVQSLVKESPPEMMKDKLAFPVSGGAASGEVPNSNSQIESVDHSVFGAWIEQMQLDQLVV; encoded by the coding sequence ATGTGCGGTGGTCCAGAGCGTTCAAAAACTACTACAACATCATCTACCGTAGAAACTGTTTCTAACACCAAAGACATGAGTAGCCTAGCTGTCAAAACTGAAGATTCGTTTTCCAGCATACTTGAACTTGCTTCTAACAATGATGCTGAAGGCTTTAAGCGCTTGATTGATCAAAATTCTTCTTCGATCAATGAGATTGGACTTTGGTATAGCAGGCCGAAAGGCTCAAAGCATATTGTTCCCGAGCATAGAACTCCTTTGATGGTTGCTGCTACCTATGGTAATATGGATGTGCTAAAGCTTATACTCTCCTGTCCTGAGGCCGACGTAAATTTCTCTTGTGGTCTTGATAAAAGTACTGCTCTTCACTGTGCTGCCTCTGGTGGATCTGTTAATGCAGTTGATGTTGTTAAGCTGCTTTTATCTGCTGGTGCTGACCAAAATTTCATGGATGCTAATGGTGATCGCCCTGTCGATGTCATTGTTGTTCATCCTAAGCTGCTGAACATGAGGGCTATACTTGAGGAACTTCTGTCAAATGATGCTTCTGATGGCTATGTTGGTGAGCATAGTACGCATATGTCCATTAATTCTTCAAATTCTGACTCATCAAATTTATCCTCTTCACCAGACAATGATTTCCAGTCTCCTGAGTTATCTTCTTCTCCAGTGGCATCAAATATTACTGGTCTTCCTGTTATTTCTACATCGGAGAAGAAAGAATACCCATTTGATCCATCTCTCCCTGACATTAAGAATAGCATATATGCTACAGATGAGTTTCGCATGTTCTCGTTCAAGGTTAGACCATGTTCACGAGCCTATTCCCATGATTGGACTGAGTGCCCTTTTGTTCACCCTGGGGAGAATGCTCGAAGAAGAGACCCACGGAAGTTCCATTACAGCTGTGTGCCCTGCCCTGATTTTCGCAAGGGGGCTTGTAGGCGTGGTGATTTGTGCGAATATGCTCATGGGGTGTTTGAGTGCTGGCTCCATCCAGCCCAATACCGGACTCGTCTTTGTAAAGATGGTACTAGCTGTAATAGACGCGTGTGTTTTTTCGCCCATACCACTGAGGAGCTCCGACCGCTGTATGTCTCCACTGGATCAGCTGTCCCTTCACCACGTGCAGCTGCATCTGGTCCAAATGTCATGGACATGGCTGCTGCTTTGAGCCTTTTGCCTGGTTCCCCTTCATCTGCCTCTGCAATGTCTCCTTCACCTTTCACTCAGCCTATGTCTCCATCTGTAAATGGCATGTCTAACTCATCAGTGGCTTGGCCCCAGCCTAATGTGCCAACACTTCATCTCCCTGGAAGCAGCCTCCAATCAAGTCGCTTGAGAACTTCACTTAGTGCACGGGACATTCCACCTGAGGATTTAAATATGTTGCTTGATCTTGATGCCCAGCACCAGCTCTTAAATGATATGAACTCTTTTGCACAGTCCCGTCAAAGTTCTGCATCAGTGAGTCGCTCTGGGCGGACTAAAACACTAACTCCCTCAAACCTTGAGGAATTATTTTCTGCTGAGGTCTCTCTGTCTCCTCGATATTCTGACCCTGCTGGAGCTTCTGTTTTTTCTCCTCGGCAAAAGTCAGCTGTGCTCAATCAATTCCAACAGCAGCAGAGCATGCTATCACCTATCAATACGACTGTTATGTCGCCAAAGAGTGTTGACCATCATCTTTTACAGGCTTCATTTGGTGTTCAATCTCCTGGAAGGATGTCTCCAAGAAGTGTGGAGCCCATCTCCCCGATGAGCTCTCGGCTTTCAGCATTTGCCCAGCGTGAGAGGCAGCAGCAGCAACTACGAAGCCTCAGCTCGAGGGATGTTGGATCTAACATCCCTTCCTCTGTTGTTGGCTCTCCTGTAAAGTCTTGGTCCAAATGGGGATCTCCaaatggaaaattggattgGTCTGTTAATGGGGAAGATATGAATCATTcgcgaaaatcatctccatgtGAGCTTGAAAACAATGGGGAAGAACCTGACTTGTCATGGGTCCAATCTCTAGTAAAGGAATCTCCACCAGAGATGATGAAAGATAAGTTGGCATTTCCGGTTTCTGGTGGTGCAGCATCCGGTGAGGTTCCAAATTCCAATTCCCAAATTGAATCGGTTGATCATTCAGTTTTTGGTGCATGGATTGAGCAGATGCAGCTTGATCAACTCGTAGTATAG